In Podospora pseudopauciseta strain CBS 411.78 chromosome 3, whole genome shotgun sequence, one genomic interval encodes:
- a CDS encoding hypothetical protein (COG:S; CAZy:CE5; EggNog:ENOG503NZ9I), with protein sequence MGSEGVSSEPSLDPSPTCAPLIPPLKMKVSTITLPMLASLAAANPVELTERQSCPPIHIFGARETTVPQGYGTSQGLVNMVAQAYPGATREAIVYPACGGQSQCGGVSYENSARQGTAAVVRAVTTLNQRCPDTKIVLIGYSQGGQIMDGALCGGAGATLTGAPLAAVKAAIFMGDPMYNQGLPYNVGTCRARGFAGRPNGFQCSPGNPAIIQSYCDSTDPYCCTGNDANSHQQYVNKYGQQALAFIRRQLDAA encoded by the exons ATGGGCTCTGAAGGTGTCAGCAGTGAGCCCAGCCTCGACCCGTCACCAACCTGTGCTCCTCTCATACCGCCTCTCAAAATGAAGGTctcaaccatcaccctccctaTGCTGGCCAGCCTGGCCGCCGCCAACCCAGTCGAGCTCACCGAGCGACAATCCTGCCCCCCAATCCACATCTTCGGCGCCCGCGAGACCACAGTTCCCCAAGGCTATGGAACCTCCCAGGGGCTAGTCAACATGGTAGCCCAAGCCTACCCCGGCGCCACGCGGGAAGCGATCGTCTATCCCGCCTGCGGTGGGCAATCCCAATGCGGCGGTGTGAGCTACGAGAATTCTGCTCGCCAGGGGACCGCCGCCGTGGTCCGCGCCGTTACAACCCTCAACCAGCGGTGCCCCGACACCAAGATCGTCCTGATCGGATACTCCCAGGGCGGTCAGATCATGGACGGTGCGCTCTGCGGCGGGGCGGGCGCTACCCTCACGGGTGCTCCTCTTGCTGCCGTGAAGGCGGCTATTTTCATGGGCGATCCGATGTATAACCAGGGGTTGCCGTACAATGTTGGGACTTGCAGGGCTAGAGGG TTTGCTGGCCGACCCAACGGCTTCCAGTGCTCTCCGGGCAACCCGGCAATCATCCAGTCGTACTGCGACTCCACCGACCCGTATTGCTGCACTGGCAACGATGCCAACTCGCATCAGCAGTATGTCAACAAGTACGGGCAGCAGGCCTTGGCTTTCATCCGTCGCCAGCTGGATGCTGCGTAA
- a CDS encoding hypothetical protein (EggNog:ENOG503P73X) translates to MGATSRVLLVLCRLGELVCGAVVLGLLGQAFTLINNAGVLEPEGRLIYTAVVACLTILDSLIFIVPFAYSYWSFLLDFILFLAGIHTCSSFWFNNYWGYYWGRWYVRGKPGMDINWTGCNA, encoded by the exons ATGGGAGCCACATCCAGAGTTCTCCTCGTCCTATGCCGTCTAGGAGAACTCGTCTGCGGAGCCGTCGTTCTCGGTCTTCTGGGGCAGGCCTTCACCTTgatcaacaacgccggcgTGCTCGAGCCCGAGGGGCGACTGATTTACACCGCTGTTGTGGCCTGTCTGACGATACTTGACTCGTTAATATTCATCGTCCCGTTTGCTTACTCGTACTGGTCATTTTTACTGGACTTTATACTGTTT CTTGCCGGCATCCACACCTGCTCCTCTTTCTGGTTTAACAACTACTGGGGTTATTACTGGGGCAGGTGGTATGTCCGCGGGAAACCTGGCATGGACATCAACTGGACGGGCTGCAACGCGTAG